The window GGGGGCGCGGGGGTCCTTGTGGGCCTTGCTGGCGAGGCGGCACAGCAGCGCCCCCGAGAGGTCGGCGATGTCCTGCACCCCGCGCGGCACGAAGTCCACGTCCTCGGGCGCGTGCATCTCCAGCCGCATCACGCCCGCCAGCGGGTGCTGGTAGAAGGGCGGGTCGCACAGCCGGACGTACCAGGTGAAGCGCTGCTCGCGGCCCCCGCCCGCGTGGCCCTCGCCCCGGTCGCCCACCGTGAAGCGCAGGATGGGCGTGCGCTCCCCCGGTTTCAGCTCCGAGAGCAGGCCGATGCGGTCGGCGCCCAGGTAATCCGTGTGCAGCGTCTTGACGTAGCCCACGACGGCCCGGCCCGCCTCGCCCACGCGCACCGGGCCGTCTTGCAGCACCAGCGTCTCGGGCAGCGCGTCCGGGTCCGTCTCGTCGAGCGGCAGGGGCGAGGCGAGGTCCGCGCTCAGGGCCTGCTCGTCGTCCAGCATGAGGCGCTGGACCTTGGCGCGGGCGCCCTCGACCTGCGCGCCGCTGAAGGGATGCGGCTGATATTCCAGGCGGCCCGAGTGCGGATTCCGGGGGCTGAGGCGGGCGGGCTCCAGCCGGTGGTCGCCGCTGTAGGCCAGCACCCGCCGGGCGCGGACGCCCTGCAGTTCGGCGCGGCGGCTGCCGTGCGGGCAGAGGTCCACCGCCCCCACCACGTAGGCCCCGAACCCCGCCACGCTGAGGGTTCCCGCCTCGTCGTCCAGCAGGAGGCGGGCCTCCATGCGCGGCTTGCCGTCCACCACCAGAATGCGCCGCACCCGCTCTGGAATGCCGCGCGTCGGGAGGGCGACCCAGCGTTCCGTTTCGGCGCTATACACCAGCCCGGCGAAGGGCTGGAGGGTGAGTTGGCCGTCGAAGGTGTCGACCGGCCAGGGGTCCAGACGAATCCGCATGGGGGGCATTCTACGCGGGGTGCCGAGGCTCCGGCGAGAATTTGGCGTCCCGGCCAGCGCGAACGTCCCGCACCCGGCCAACAGTTCCCATGCGCGTCAGCAAAAAACCCGGGACTCGCCCGGGTCAGGAATGCTCCCCTTCCTACTCGCCGTGATACCCGCTCAGCGCCCGCAGCCCCGCCTCGTCCGTCAGCGTCAGGCAGCGGTAGGCGGGGGTGAGCAGGCCGTCGTCGCGCATCTCGCCGATCAGCTTGGAGACGCTCTCGCGGGTGGCGCCGGTGCCCTCGGCAATGAGTTCGTGGGTGGCGCGCACGTACCGGGTGCCGTCGCGGTGGGCCCCGCCCAGGCTGCTGTCCGCCAGGTTCAGCAGGTAACGGGCGATCCGCTCGCGCAGTTCGCCGTCCTGGATGTGAACCCCGTCGGTCATCATGCGCTGGAGCTGGGCGCCCAGGCTGCGGGTCACCTCCCACAGCTCGGCCGGGCCGAGATGCTGTGGGTGCAGCGGCGTGACGCTGGCGTCGGTCAGGGCGACGACCTGATGGGCGCGCGCCTGGCCCTGCAGGGTCTCCTCCCCGAAGATGTCGCCGGGCCGCACGTGGCGCACGGTCAGGGTGCGGCCCTGCGGCGTCAGGCGCACCGCGCGCAGCA is drawn from Deinococcus aerius and contains these coding sequences:
- a CDS encoding DNA double-strand break repair nuclease NurA, which gives rise to MRIRLDPWPVDTFDGQLTLQPFAGLVYSAETERWVALPTRGIPERVRRILVVDGKPRMEARLLLDDEAGTLSVAGFGAYVVGAVDLCPHGSRRAELQGVRARRVLAYSGDHRLEPARLSPRNPHSGRLEYQPHPFSGAQVEGARAKVQRLMLDDEQALSADLASPLPLDETDPDALPETLVLQDGPVRVGEAGRAVVGYVKTLHTDYLGADRIGLLSELKPGERTPILRFTVGDRGEGHAGGGREQRFTWYVRLCDPPFYQHPLAGVMRLEMHAPEDVDFVPRGVQDIADLSGALLCRLASKAHKDPRAPQNLIPTAALEQAMTRAMGSSELVTRRIRAHLAGQYGTAVVA
- a CDS encoding cyclic nucleotide-binding domain-containing protein, with product MSLYTSPPLPNEPLRRPLRRGDTLYYAGDPAPSLYRLDSGLLRAVRLTPQGRTLTVRHVRPGDIFGEETLQGQARAHQVVALTDASVTPLHPQHLGPAELWEVTRSLGAQLQRMMTDGVHIQDGELRERIARYLLNLADSSLGGAHRDGTRYVRATHELIAEGTGATRESVSKLIGEMRDDGLLTPAYRCLTLTDEAGLRALSGYHGE